From the Pseudorasbora parva isolate DD20220531a chromosome 2, ASM2467924v1, whole genome shotgun sequence genome, the window ATCTCAAACACGGAGAGGCTTCTTCATGATTTCAAATCAACTGCAAACTgcataatttgaaaaaaaaaaaaaagcttctttCTAATTTTGCTCATTAGTAGAgctgccgacttgtgtccctggtttccgtgacgggtcacatatactatccggtgttttacctaaacatgtacaatctggcaatcatatacacgcaagctctctcgcgtggcgtggatgatctgaaagcaccaataaacaagtaagttccattttagcaatctccaatTCAGATGTTATGCTTAAAGTGTCTTTCAGTcgttctgtgttctgtcaggactcacgagctgcttcactgaacaactgaactgctgtgtgctgtgagtgggtaaataagccaatcagagcagagctcaacattaatattaatgactcttccaaataaggaaaaaaacagagcattacatcctggggacaatttatagggttgtaaatggacctgtaaaactgtatcagtgacttaaaatatttttcttaacaCACCACACATAAACATAATTTTCTCAAAACTATAAACTTTTACATACATGCTGCTCACATTTTATTGTAGCAGAGTTTATGCTGAATACAGAGTAATCATAATTTAGCCATTAAAATGTTACAAGAAACAGAAATAAGAACAAATTTTAGGGCATGTCAAAACACCTTCAGGTCCCAGAACCACCTCAGGGTTCAGCgggttaatttttatttttttttatttattattttttaaataagagaCATTGTCAGTCCAATAATGCCTAATATTTAACAGCATATATAACTTTAAGACCGCTTTATTGCACAGAGTTTGTGTGGGGTCGGGTTCAGGGTGAAGCCCACAAGTGGAGTAAGatccagatcatcttcagacactCCAGGAGGAGGAGTGAAGCGAAAATGCTGAAGGAGGGAAGTGAAGAACAGGAAGAGCTCCATTCTGGCCAAACCTTCTCCAGGACAAACCCTACGGCCTGAGAAAACAATAAGCAAAGTATTAATAAAAATCACCTCTGATGGCATAATATAATTGGTGATATTGAAGTCCACTGCACCTGCAGAGAAGGGCATGAAGGCGTCATTTTTAACAAACTGTCCCTGCTTATTTAGAAAGTGTCTTGGGTTGAAGCTGTCAGGAGTTTCCCACTCATTTTCATCCCTCAGTACAGATACCAGTAGTGTTATCACACTGGTTCCCTGcacaaaacaacacaattgATCAATGATAAATGGTGCAAACacataatcaaacacagcaTGCTCTTATTGGAGCCAGACCTTCTTGATGAGGTATCCGTTCAGGTGAACGTCACATGTGGTCTGATGGGGGACGCCAAGGGGTAATACAGTTGTAAATCGCTGTGTTTCATGGATCACAGCATCGGTATATGGTAAGTTCTTTCTGTCTTCCACCACTGGCTGACGTCCACCGATAACTCGGTCAATCTCGTCTTGGACCTCGGCTTAAATTCACAAGCATTAAAGTATAACAGCATTACTGAATATTTGACTCTGGCTAACACTTTGCATCTATAACAGGGTTAAAAATGTTCCCGTAAATATTATTACTTTCatcaaaattacagtttttttttcagttaattGTTTTGCGCGACCTCTGGTATCGAGATTAAGTGGGTTATTTGCCTTTAATCTGTTAAAACCACAACCCTTCCCCTGAGAGAAGGTAAAAATGTGCCCCAGcaaaattacattatttttgtaacatatgtttatctcacaaataatgttacaaaattacattatttttttaacatgtttaTCTCACAAATAATGTTAAATTGGAAGTTCAGTGATGTTGATTGCTACTGTATATGACTACACTGTAACAAATTGctgtaattttacagtaaattttTACAGTAAGACCACTGTAATTTGAATTATACAGCATTACTGTATTTTGCTACATGGGAGCATGCTTTGCTGTAAATTTACAGTACCTAATACTATACTAGCCTGTAAGTTTTTAAGATTGTAATGCTTTTTCTTATGAATTCTGGGAAGATGATTAAGCTGTAAATTGTTTATATCATGTATACAATTATTAggctatttattaaaaaagaaaaagccaATTAACTGTTGCAAAAAGTTTTTTTCACAAGTCAATAACACTGAAGTAGTCACCTGTAATAAATACGGCATTTTTAACGAATTAGTTACTCAATGTAGACTGTGACATTATTATATAATCTACACATCCCGAAGTTTAAAATGGTTGGCTTTTTGAAAACACACACGATTAAACATCAGCATAGTGGAGTGCATGCATGTGATGTGATTTCATCATCAGCAGCGGACACCACGCGCTGCATTTCGCGCTCAACTCCTGCACGCGGCCACGCGAGCGTTTACCCGTCACCGgaggagagcgagagagagacaagGTGTGTATGCTCCAGTTTAAACATTAAATCCAGTGACATCCtataattgtttaaacagtcatcAAGATCTTTCATTGtatatattagttttatttcgaGACGTTGCAAAGGGGATAGTATTTGTCAAATTTTATGATACTGAATTTGCGTGGGGAGTCCAGTCACAGCAATAGGTGTttcatctatcataaaagtgtgACCGGACTGCAATAATACTTCTACATTTTCATCTGTTCGatatacaattattttagaTGATATAACTTAGTAGTCATGTAAACTTTTAAGCATTGCAATTGAATTGCGTAGGTTTATTCATATTCATAAAGTTCTGAGGAAGTAACAGTTAGATTCGAAATAGTTGTGCACGTTTTTATTGCTGTGAATGTATTAGCTTGTGTTTTGCAAGTTTTAATTTTATTGCAGTTAAAAATTTATGTCTGTCATTTCTGTAATAATGAGAGCAGTACAATCCTAAATTTTGTGCGGCATGTGAAATTGCATAGAAATGTGCCTAATTCACGGTTTAGATGTGGTGTGCCTGATTGCCCACATGTTTTTGGTAAGTTTCCATCATTGAAGTCCTACATATACAGACATCACAGGGGACGTCACAAGCCTGCTAAAGAGTATCAGGCACAGATGTgtgataaaacatttaaatgtcatgTAGACTTTTGTGAAGTTCAATGTGGGACCCTAACACAGTTTTTGTCTCATTTGAAGAGCCACATTCAGTCAGGTCTGGAGATCCGGTGCCCATTTGGTTGCAACAGGACATTTAAGGTGAGATCTACATTCGCATCACATGTATCACGGACACATAAAATGTGCTCTGTAAACCATCTGATCGAGCCTACTATGACCATGGAAACTACAGTTTCTGATGTAGTGTCTGAGAGTGAGAGATCACAGGCTGAGGCTGTAGAGCACAATTTTCCTGAAGTTGTGGATGAATCTCTCTTTCTAAGAAATTTAACCCTCTTCTATCTGAAGCTTCAAGCTAAATTGCTATTACCTGAGTCTACTATTCAAGGCATTGTTGAAGAATTTCAAAATATCCATGACATTGGACAGTCTTATTTTCTTAGCAAATTGAGAGAAAAGCTTGCTTTGCTTGAATTACCAGAGGAGAGGATTAATAATGTGATTGATCAGTTGTCTAGGGAAGATTTGCTGACAGCTTGTAATAGTGGTGTTCTAAGTACAGCACAGAGGAGAAAGACTGCTTTCAAACAAGATTTTCACTATGTTGAGCCAGTCCCTGTTTTTCTAGGAGTTAGTGAAAGAAATGGGAAAGAGTGCTTTGCTCAGTATGTCCCAGTTAAGCAGACCATCAGTGCTCTGTTTCAGTGCCAGTCTGTGAGGGATCAATATGAACAGATGCACTCACAAACAGCTGAAAATTATCTGTTTCGGGATCTAAAGGATGGTAAgaatttttcagaaaattctctTTTTCAAACTGATCCATCATCTCTGGGTTTGATCATTTACCAGGATTCATTTGAGGTGGTGAATCCTTTAGGCTCAGCTAGAAAGAAACACAAGTTGCTGGCAGTTTATCTTACTTTATCTGATATTTTACCTCACAACAGATCAAACATAGACCACATGCAACTTGTTCTTTTGTGTAATGAGCAAGATTTTAAGCAATTTGGAACAGCTCATGTTTTTAGATCACTAATTGAAGATCTCAAAGATCTTGAGGAGAATGGTGTTGCTGTCAATGATGACACAACTTTGAAAGCTTCTTTGTGTTCCATCGTAGGTGACAACCTGGGATCCCACACAATTGGTGGTTTTGTCGAGAACTTTAGCCGAAGCCAACATTTCTGCAGGTATTGCACCATTGATAGAAACACATTTCATACCACACCTTTAGAGCCTGCTATGAAGCGAACCGTCGAGTCTTATGAGAGAAACATTCAGGAACTTGCTGACAGTGGTGATAATATAGTTGATGGAGTCAAATTTAACTCTCCTTTCAATCAGCTGAATTCTTTTCATGTTTGTCAGCCTGGCTTGCCCCCCTGCCTTGGGCATGACCTCTTTGAGGGTGTTGTGGCATCTGATCTTAAGCTGTACATTGATTACTTGGTAAATCAAGAGAAAGTATTTACTTTCACAGAGCTAAATCGCTATATTAAACAGTTTGAATACACAGGAAATGATGCTGCCAATAAACCAGCTGAGATTTACTCAGGGAGTGAGAAGCTTTGTGGTCACGCTGTTCAGAACTGGTGTCTTCTTAGACTTTTACCAGTGATTGTTGGACACAGGATTAAGGATCCAGAATCAGAAGTGTGGCAGCTTGTTCTACTCCTCAGACAAGTTGTAGACCTAATTTGTGCACCAGCAATACTGGCAGATCAGGTCGCCTATCTGAAAGTGCTCATTGATGAGTACATTCATTTTAGGTGTGAGACTTTCCCTTCTAAGCCTCTCAAGCCTAAACATCACTACTTGTGCCATTACCCAGAGCTTTTAAAACAATTTGGACCGCTCATTCGCTTATGGACTATGCGATTTGAGAGCAAACATACCTATTTCAAGCAATGTGCTAGAAAATTGCACAACTTCAAAAATTTATGTTCAACACTTGCAGAAAGGCACCAGCTTCTCCAAGCCTATTTAAGTGCTGGAAACCTCTTTCAGCTGTCTGTGCAAGTCGAGAAAGGCTCAGAATTTTATTCTGATGATTATAACGAAGCGATCAAGGAATCAGTTGATTATTTTGATTTTCAGCCAGACAATACATTAGTAGCTACTGAAATCACTGTGAAAGGAACAAAGTACAGGAAAGGCATGGTTGTTCTTTTGGCCAGTAGTGATGAGGGTTTGGAGGTTGGCAGAATTAAACTAATTCTTGTTCACCAGAATTCAGTGGTCTACTTTGTGTCTGAGAAACGGCATGCTGTGCAGTTAGTGGATTTGGGTGCATACTGCATAACAGATGAAGACCCAAGAAATGTCTGTGTACTTCAAGAGGAGCTATTAGATTATTACCCTCTCCAGGAGTACAAAACATTTGGCTTGTCTGTAATTGTGTTACACCACTCTTTTCCATCTTTTTAAGGGATGTCCAATTTAGAGGAGATACAGCTTGCCATCTGCTCTTCGTTACCTGGTCTCCCTGATGAAATGCTTCAAAAATTGCTCCATGGGCTTACTGCTATTGGTGTTGAAACTAAAGCTGACCTCCACTTTGTGAATGAAGAAGACCTTGTGGAATACCTCAGGCCTATCCAATGTCGTAAACTTCTGAACGCATGGAAAAATAAAGGTAATTTATTTGCTCTTCAAgtagacagaaaaaaaataccACTGTTTActaatgtacatttaaaaaaagaaaagtaaaatgttCCGTGTTCAAACttcaatttttttgtttgttggttATTTGTATTAGAACAAGCTGGATGCTCGACTCCCCAACAGTCATCACATCAAGATCTTTCTGATATATCAAGCCCAGGATCAGAGAGTTCTTCAAATTCTACACCATCTCGTTCTTCTGCTTGCTCTTCAGCATCTTGTGTCTGGGCTGAAACATTTAAAGTGCCTTGGGAAGTCATGCCTTCTGGAATTAGATTGGCCAtcgcaaataaaaaaaggccATCACCAGCTGATCGAAGGCAGCTAGTAAGGATTTTAGTGGGTAATATGCAAAAACATGAAGTGAATCCATCAAAGGCACAGTGTCAGATTATAGTGCagaatattgttaaacaatacCCTGAGAGCTTTGCTGACGTTCTGGCTGATGGAACTAAAATAGGTTGTGGGTATGCTTCTTTGCTCTTGCAAGTTAAAACACGTGTTGAACACGTAAACAGAAACAACACATTAGCTCGTCGGAGAAAAGAAAGACTACAATCATCATGTAGAACCATAAGTCAGAGCTCAAGAAGGCCAGCTGATCGATATGGTTGTGTTAGTTGGCAGCCAGAGGAGCTTCCTGCAGGGGAAAATGACGAAACTCTAGAAGAGAAACGCAAGCAAATGGTACTTCTGCATTCTACTGAAGGAATGTCTGGAGCTACTAGAGGAGAACTTCACAAGTTGATGGAGGTCACATATTACCGCCAGCGCCGCGATATAAATGCCAGTCCAGCTCCGCCCCTGTCAGAACTGAAGAACTCATGGCCATACCTGTTTTCTCTCAAAGGCATCTTTTTACATTTCAATTTGCTTACTGACATCTCACTGCTCCAAAAAATCATGGAGAGTATTGAGGGGAAAGGAAAGAGGATTCTACGATTTTTTCAAGAAAAGCCAACAAACAACGAGGTGCGTGCTGTTCTTTCAAAGTATCAAGAGGGAAATTCTCTGGTCCTGTGCATCCTGCAACTCTTAATGGCCCACTTGAAAGAGAGAACAGAATCCCTTCTAATTGAAGCTGATGTAAGTaacattttgatatgttttatgtCTTAAGGTTTGAACTGTAatgcaaaataatttatttacatgtttgtttgttttttaggtAGCAGCAACTGCAGCTGACATCGAAAAAGATGGATTACCAGATTCACCTGCGCTGACCATCCAAGGTAATTCGCTTTACTTTGTATGTCAGCGTCTCCATAATACACACTATTCTTTGCTTTCTAGCTATTTATATGGGTACCTCTTTGTCCTGTACTGTTTTTTCTCTCACTTTTAtgatccatttaaaaaaaatctttgccaCCTCTGTTTCTGTATTCTATTTTACAGTTCTATTATCACTCTTATATTCCTTCCATAGTTAGCTCTCTTAGTGcgctgtttttttgttattgtctCTGAATCATTCTCTTAACACTTATTAATCTATGCCcttctttttatttatataggtGAATCCATGACCCCAAGCAGGTGGATGATGTCAGTCGAGAGGGAAGTTGTCCTGGGCCCATGTTCAGAGGCGTTTGTTGAGGGACTGGCAGCATTGTTCGCAATCTATTATAACTTGAACCTTGCCTATCAGGGGGAAGCTGCATGCACGCTGCAATTTATTCAGAGGTATGTCAGAGCATAAATTCTTACTCAATATTTGATCATAgacattcctttttttttttttaggttaggACGGTTTATCaggattagatttttttattgaacgttttcaaacaaaaaaagaaacaattgGTAAGCACTGAATAGAGTACAGACTAAGTAgccaaaatattttattcactGCTTGGTACAAAAAAAGTGCAAGGCGCATGCGGATTAAACATAGACGGGCACAACCAGACATTTCAGCAAGTTGCAAACCCTGGCCGTTTCTCTAAACCAACTATGCAAAATTCTTACTTGCGTCCTTGGAAGCTCAGACTTGACAAGTTCAACTCAGGAGAACGAAGTCCCGAGGACGCAAGTCTGGTAATTCTGCAAACGGAACAGCAATGTTCTTGATAGCGTCACTGAGCTCTCTCTGGCTACTCCGGTTATTTCtgtttgaaaataatttttgaaaaattaaaaatgttaaacacCACTCTACctctttttgtttaaaaaaaaaaaaaaattaaacatattaatagCCACACAAATGTGGTTCAGGCAATGCGTACATTGATTATCTCTGcatatatatttagcaaaactaaatataaaacacaaccctgcctcttttcatttacatttaaaaaaaaaataaaataaacattaatatgtgATTCACACAAttagtgtgtgtgcatttaacTGCTCCATAATCACGGCGGGCTCCCTTTAGACCAGGGGTGTTCAAAGTCGGTACTGGAggcccactgtcctgcagagtttagctccagcttgcctcaatacatctgcctggaagtttctagtatgaCTAATAAGAACTTGATTAGCTAATTCAGGtttgtttaattggggttgaagctaaactctacagcagtggttctcaaacctgtcctggaggaccaccagtCCTGCAcagtttgtatgtctccctatatctgacatacccatttcaggtcttgcaatctaaaaaaatctaaaaagctaatgagctcatgagttgaatcaggtgttttagatgagggagacacacAAAGGCCGTTTCTCAATACCAAGTACGCGAACTTGTGACTTGCGTCCTTGGTAGTTCAGACTTGCCAAGTTCGACTCAGGAGAACGAACTCCAGAGGACGGGAGGAATCGTCATCAATCTCAATTGTGAATCGTCGTCAGTCGCTGATCAAGTTCACATCTAGCAAAGTACAGTTCAAATCCCCGGATGTGTCCTTGATCATCCCCTTTTATCGAGGATGCATCGAGAGGAGACTTGTGGACTTCAGACACAAGACACACTTctatcccagaatgcatctcgCACCGAACAGCAAGCCCATTCACATTGGCGTTATCAGCTGAAGGCTCGCTCGCTACGGACGTGAGCCGTGGACCACAGTCCCTCGGCAACTTTGTACTACTGATCACCGTTTTAGAAAAGGGTTAATAATTTGGAGTAAAGCATACGTACAATTGGTAAGTGACAAGGTTTTATTGAGTTATAGTATGCAACATATACGAAAGTTGATTGAGTTATAATATAATGTCACCGCTACAGCTACTGCGATGTCTTACTGATTCAACCAGATAACAAAATATGTCTGGAAacaattttgaattaaataggGGCAATCATAATCTATTGCAGTTAATTTTGCAATGCAGGCGTCAATGACTCGCAATACAAAATTTGTCATTCAAATACACACGATTCTTGCGGTGTTTTCCCCCACGCCGACCACGCCCCCAACTATGACTAGATGCATTCAGTGAAGATAATACATTGCCTGCACTACATTTGTGTGGCTATAAtatgtttaaatttttttgtggtgttttcatatattttgttttattgtagcctaaaatTTACATATATAGGCCTACTCTTTTAGTGACGATATTAAGAACGCTGCTGTTAGCAGATCAGCCTACTTGTGTCCTGCCAGCCTCAGGAGTACGTTCTCCAGTCGAACTTGGCAAGTCTGAATTACATGGACGCAAGTCAGAAGTTCGCATAGCCTATATTGAGAAACGTATATTCTATgctacaataaaacaaatatgtcataaaatacgagctgctgtctgtaaacgtgtaatgtcctgtctttataaagcatcttcttattaaactgttagtactcttacaaagttctcaatgcttcggtttgcatgtagggaccctcattatgctgccgtgttagtgtgaggctattttgagccttgttagtggtattaactagcgatttaattttactaccctgtgccccatagacaagcgctataagctaatctgtttttagagataaaactctttacatttgattttcatgaaaacgcatcccagagaacgatctactcggtaaccatctgttaattaccccaagattcatttctcactggagttgtcctttaagaaaCGGCCATTATGTGCAGGGGTTAAACGGTCGTTTAAAAATGCTAAACACAAGGAAACCCAGGATAGTTCCGTCTGTACTCAATAGGCAATGCTAAGTTCTGCACGTAATCTGTAGAATAATGACAATCggtaaattttatttattgttaacaTGGAAGGCATGgaattcatatttaaataatagttaaatatGACACCAactcaaaattaaattaaatgtgattttaaaatgtctgaGTTTTGTCTGACAAATTGTTTGAGTATGTACTGTTTTTTTTGATAATTCGATGTTGTGGGTGTTTTTCACAGAGGAATTGTGGGCATTAACCCAGAAACCGGATCAAAAGTTGCTGCTGGAAAGCGAGACAAGAAAATGCATGGAATGAACCCACATGTATGCACACTGCTACGAAAGCTAATGGACTTTGAATGgcttgctatttaaaaaaaaaaaaaattccaatgGAATTGAAGTAAGAGACTCTGACCTGATTTTCAAGTTCATGGTGAAGTTAATATACATGCAACGTCTTGCGTTTTCATGGATTTGGTGATTTAAAGGTAGGCTCTGTTCAGAACATTGTAACACTATTGGGATGTGTTCCCTTTATTGTTGATGATGAAATGCTGTTCTCAGTGGTTCTTGATAAAGAAGGAAGTAGtttctttgtctttttttgtatttccaAGGCTAATGCCTTTCATTTATTGTgtcatttccattttttttgtttctccAAATATATTTGGAAATTTGTGCTCATGTTAAATGGCCATCATTGTACAATAAATGTG encodes:
- the LOC137089461 gene encoding cytochrome P450 2K6-like, with the protein product MPKAGGQARLTNMKRIQLIERRVKFDSINYIITTVSKFLNVSLIRLDAEVQDEIDRVIGGRQPVVEDRKNLPYTDAVIHETQRFTTVLPLGVPHQTTCDVHLNGYLIKKGTSVITLLVSVLRDENEWETPDSFNPRHFLNKQGQFVKNDAFMPFSAGRRVCPGEGLARMELFLFFTSLLQHFRFTPPPGVSEDDLDLTPLVGFTLNPTPHKLCAIKRS
- the LOC137092374 gene encoding uncharacterized protein, giving the protein MSNLEEIQLAICSSLPGLPDEMLQKLLHGLTAIGVETKADLHFVNEEDLVEYLRPIQCRKLLNAWKNKEQAGCSTPQQSSHQDLSDISSPGSESSSNSTPSRSSACSSASCVWAETFKVPWEVMPSGIRLAIANKKRPSPADRRQLVRILVGNMQKHEVNPSKAQCQIIVQNIVKQYPESFADVLADGTKIGCGYASLLLQVKTRVEHVNRNNTLARRRKERLQSSCRTISQSSRRPADRYGCVSWQPEELPAGENDETLEEKRKQMVLLHSTEGMSGATRGELHKLMEVTYYRQRRDINASPAPPLSELKNSWPYLFSLKGIFLHFNLLTDISLLQKIMESIEGKGKRILRFFQEKPTNNEVRAVLSKYQEGNSLVLCILQLLMAHLKERTESLLIEADVAATAADIEKDGLPDSPALTIQGESMTPSRWMMSVEREVVLGPCSEAFVEGLAALFAIYYNLNLAYQGEAACTLQFIQRGIVGINPETGSKVAAGKRDKKMHGMNPHVCTLLRKLMDFEWLAI